The DNA segment ATCCCCGGTGCCATCTACACCCTCTCAACATGGTATGCCAAGCGAGAATTGGCCAAGCGGGTTGCTATTCTGTTCTTTGGCATGTTTGGCGCGAATGCAATTAGCCCATTGTTGGCCACCGGCATCCTGAAATTGGACGGTGCTGGGGGCTTGCATGGATGGCAGTGGCTCTTTCTTCGTATGTTTTCACCCCGACCTTGCCTCCGATTCGATGCTGACTGATCTTAGTTGAGGGCCTCTTTACCATTGTGGTCTCGTTCattctcatcttcttcctccccggaTCCCCTGACATGCCAAGACCGCTTCTCAGCCCAGGCCTGATCAGGTTTGATTCGAACGACCGCGATATTCTCCAGAAGAGGCTCGAAAGGGACGAtaatgagaagaagggaggtACGCAGGGAATGGAAATTCCCCTGCAGCTGGTGTGGAAGACTGCCACCCATTATCGGCGGTGGCCACATTTCATTTCTACCTTTTGCCTGTTCTCAACATGGAGTTCTTTGACCACCTACACACCTTCCATCTTGAAGTAAGTTATCCCCGCATATCCGTCTTTTAGCTTGGCTAAATATCTGACTGCAAACAGATCTCTGGGCTGGGACACTATTGCTGCGAATGCTTTGGCTGCCGTTGGTGCTTCCCTTTCGCTGGTCTTTGTCTTCATCTTTGCATACATCAGTGACAAAACCAACCTCCGCGGTGGCACTGTCATCCTTGCACAGGTCTGCTTTCTGATCACGCTGATCGTGGCAAGAGAAGTCCATCCACATGTCGGCCAATGGTCACGATGGGCTTTGTGGACAGCTGTCAACGCGCTGGCCGTGGGGTATCACCCTGTCCACAACACATGGCTCCAACTCAACTGCAGAAGTCCAGGTGAACGGAGTATCAGTATTGCGTGAGTTTTCTAGACCGAAAACAAACTTGCGGGGTTTTGCTGACAGGTGCAGGATGTGGGTCATGTCTGCCATTAGCGGGCTGATGGTTGGCACACAGTATTATCAGGCCAATGATAGACCATTGTAAGCTGTGCTGCTCACTGCTGCACCTTGATCTATGCTAACGTTGTGTGCCTTAGTTACTCCAACGGTCTCCGCATTCAGATCATCATGGTGTCTGTTGGTATTGTCTTTGCCATCCTCCAGGTTGGGATTTACAAGGTGCATAATAAGAGAGTGGCTGAGGGGAAACATGAagctgatgaggatggtcAGGAGCCACAGATTTATGTCCCCTGAGTGGCGGATTGGCTCATGTTGTAAGAGGGATGCATTCGTATTCGAGAAGCGTGCAGTTTTCGTTTTATTTCACTCGTAGTTTACGTGACAAAATCTGGTGGTGGACATTCATGACCCTGGCGGGGAATAAATAAGCTTCGTCGATCCAATCTCCTCGAAGTGAAACAGAGTTCTCGTATGTCTTGCAACGTGCCCGTGGTTCAGATAAAGTCTCGGTGCGTCCAAACCCAAAGACTAATGTGTCAGCCGACTTGCCGTGGCCAAGATTTCTCAAATCGGCATCTGTGAACTGGATGGTTTTGTCTTTAAACAAGTGCCCGTCTTTGGTGACTTTTTGAAGAGCTCCAAGGGGTGGGATAGAAGAAAGGAGGATGCCATCTCGCGCAACGATGTAAGGAACCAGCATCCTGACTTCGAGACCTGGAAAGAAAGAATAGTCCTTGCATTGCTTACCATCCTGCCCCAATTGGTCTTCAAGAGGCAAATTCCATCCACGCCATCGCGTTATCGCAATGATAtcagccacagccaacaGAGAAACAATTTAACCAACTGCAAACCTGGCATCAGGTGTTGCCAGAAAGCGCGCCATAGAACGAAGAGTCCCAAGTACAAAGACCCAGGATATGCCCCTCCGGTTAGCGTTGTGTAACATCTCACTTTTCCCGGGCTCCGGATAGAGCCAATAAGCTGTTTTGAATCGTCCAAGACCCAGCGAGCGGCGGACTATGGCTATTTTGCGTGCCGGCAGATATGCGTAACTCTCCTTGTGTAACCAAGCATAACCTATCCTAtcatccccccaccccctaaGGATCCCCCTGCC comes from the Podospora pseudocomata strain CBS 415.72m chromosome 5, whole genome shotgun sequence genome and includes:
- a CDS encoding hypothetical protein (EggNog:ENOG503NUZJ; COG:G) encodes the protein MAQPSVEKDTKKSGNDVDSGTSSSVEEGWTEWDEAKARRKVDFSVLPLLFLGLLVFQLDRMNIASALTGGFAENIGVSLDTINAGNQMMFAGIVLLEIPSNLALQKLGPRKWIAGQVLAFGTVASLQIFIHNKAGFLASRLILGFCESGYIPGAIYTLSTWYAKRELAKRVAILFFGMFGANAISPLLATGILKLDGAGGLHGWQWLFLLEGLFTIVVSFILIFFLPGSPDMPRPLLSPGLIRFDSNDRDILQKRLERDDNEKKGGTQGMEIPLQLVWKTATHYRRWPHFISTFCLFSTWSSLTTYTPSILKSLGWDTIAANALAAVGASLSLVFVFIFAYISDKTNLRGGTVILAQVCFLITLIVAREVHPHVGQWSRWALWTAVNALAVGYHPVHNTWLQLNCRSPGERSISIAMWVMSAISGLMVGTQYYQANDRPFYSNGLRIQIIMVSVGIVFAILQVGIYKVHNKRVAEGKHEADEDGQEPQIYVP